The sequence TCAGACATCCTCCTTCCCCTTAGGTGTGACCATACACCATTGCaacaagagagaaaacccaaCAGCTGTTCTGTTTGGGGCTAAGATCAAATTGCCtaggtgtggggcgcctgggtggctcagtgggttaagccgctgccttcggctcgggtcgtgatctcagggacctgggattgagtcccgcatcgggctctctgctcggcggggagactgcttccctctctctctctgtctctctgcctgcctctccatctacttgtgatctctctctgtcaaataaataaataaaatcttaaaaaaaaaattgcctaggTGGTCACTGACCAATGAGAGCCTGAGAAATCTGAAACAGTCAAAACTGCCAATCTCCCCAACCTGAGGCATGGCAATTTTTAGGGGTGTTTCCCAAAGGTTTAGATCAGTGTTGGGCCTACAGGatctggaatattattcagcattgaATATCTGAGTCCCCAGGGAAGCCCAGAAACTGTCTTCACTCCTCAAGAATGTCCCAGAATGTCCCAGACCAAAAAGACTActgctaaaaacaacaacaacacttcaCCCAAGGGGACTATGACCCAAACTTAAATCACATAAGCAAAACTGAAACAGCCCTAGGACCTCAAATTATGCTGTTTGATACATGAGAATCTGAATTATCAATAATCAGTAAGCAGACTCATTTAAAAACGCACCCAGAAACTAAAGAAAAGCCATTCCTCATTTTCTAGAATTCTGCTAAAAACTACCTGCTTCTAGAATTCTCTAGAATTCATTGTGTAGAATTTTGTGAAAACTTTATACCCAACCTTTACACCAGCTGAATCTCAAGCCTTTATGCAGATAGGCTCTCATTTAACTGATTTCCACATGGGCGCCAGGGTTTTAGCTCCTGAGTGCAGCTCTGAAACTTAGGCAAATCAAGTAGTTCAGCCTTTTAGATGAGCTAAAGATGAGAGGATTCTGGAACTTCTAAAAGCAAAGTCCTAAAGTCAAGAGCCTTCAGGGTATACGCAATTCATTTAATTAAGTAAAGTAACCGGGTGTCCAACAACCACGATTCCTGAATCCGCGGTCCTCAACTTTGAATGGACATTAGAATTACCCAGGGAGCTTTTGGAAATGCTGATGCCTGAAGTCCACCccttaaaaaattctgatttaggggcacctgagtggctcagtgggttgagcatctacctttggctcaggtcatgatctcagggtcctgggatcgagccccacatcgggctctctgctcagtggggagcctgcttccctctctctctctctgcctgcttctctgcctacttgtgtctgtcaaataaataaataaataaatctttttaaaaaaatgtctgattTAATTAGTCTGGGATATATCTAAGcactggaacttttttttttaattcccttagTGATTCTAAGGTAGCCAAAAACCACTggattaaatggaaaataaacctCCCATGTATCCTATCTAAGGCAATCAAATCAAAGCAAACAGCAAAACTCGACTTCTCTGGCCCAAACACAACAGCAGGTCGATCCCTGTCCCAGACCCTAATGGCTTACGACTAGAAAGTCACCAGGCTCAGGGGCTGATGGGAGTGTCCGCTGTATGATACGCACTGGATGAAtgagcagaagagaaaacaagctACACACCTGACGCTCTTCATGTTTGCCGTGCACCTCAATCACATCTCCCAACACCTTGACCTTGAGTTCCTCTGGGGAGAAGTGCTTCACATCCAGGTTGACAGAGAATCTGTCCTTCTCCAGGCGCATCTAGAAATAGCacggtggaggggaaggggaagggaaaggagaaaagatggtATGAACGTGGATGACCTTAGTGCAGTCTCTTCATTCTGTAGACTTGCCTTCTGTCCAGGGGGTTTATCCTCCTGTTTTTGGCTAAAAGTCCCTTTATGCATAAACATGGCTCTCTGGTTCACAGGAGCCACCACAGTGGTACCCAAGCCATACTGCATGGTCATCAGACCCAAACTTTATTTACAGGGACAGGAGAGAAGACTGGCCACCCAGGGGAGCAATGACGAGGAGAGGTCTGGGCATGGCTTCTGCTGCCTCTCTGACCCCAATGCCTGGCCTTGTCATTTGTCTGTGAGACAAAGGCCCCTTCTTCTTACTCAGGCCTCTGCCAAGTTTCCCACCCACCCAATCTGGAATGTTCTGCTGGCCCTGATTGTCCTTCCAAAGCCCTTGCTCACTCAGCTCCTGTTTACTCacacttgaatatttttaaaccagAGTGTGCTCTGTGACAGCTCGGTCAACCTTATCTGTTCATCCCACTCTCCCACCCTCTTGGGACAAGTGGGGGGTCCCAAGACTGGACCTACATTCTTTACTCATTAGGTCTGAACCCAGGTCAGTGCCCTATCACAGCTCTGAGAAACCTGCAAAATCATAGATGAAGGcatagaaagaaagtaaatagtGTCTGCTGTCTCCTGCTCCATGCAGTGGAGATAAAAAGCTCAGAACGAGGCAGGACCGTTTCCTGACTCTGAAACTTGAGATGCTAACATTTGTCAGGGGTATGAGATATTAGAAGAGGTGAGCAAAGGAGTCTGAAGGCAAGCAGCTCTTTCTTTGTAGATCTTTATGAACCGAACCAGAAAGGGGCACCCTACTTAGAAGCTAGGGGATAGAAGATGATCTTCACAGCATATGGAAAAAATGCAGTCAGTAGGATTCAGTGCAGCATCCAGTACAAACAGGTAACTGGGGGAAAGGACCAGAGGCCTAGTCTGTCTTCACTGGTGGACATGCAAGTGCCTAAGACCCTGAGACATAGCCAGATTTAagcagggagaaaaaggagagcagATGGATATGTTTCCAAGCGGTTCCAGGAAGAGCTCTCCTCTCCTGGCAGAGACTTACCTCTGAGAGCCCGGTGTCAATCCAGCTGGGTGCCCGCAGGAAGGAGGGCGGCCGAAGGTAGAAGGGGCTCAGGGAAGTAGAAGTTGGGAAGAGATCAGACTCCAACAGGTGCTCTCCGAAGAACTGGTCAAAGAGGCGGCTGGGAGagtggaagggaaagaaggggcGGCGGATCCAGGGGTGGTGGATGGCGATGTCCATGGTGGCTAGGTGAGTGGAGGGGGTCAGCTGGCTGGTCAGCTCCTTCAGCTGCAGCTACAGCCAGCCCCTTATATACGCAGTCTTGTGAAGCTTCTGGAATGGTGATGTCAGGAGTTTTATTATCCCAGCTCACCGCCCGTTCATGGAGACTTGTGATCGGGGATTTGGCAGTGTGACACATACCCAGTACTCACTGagctaagaaaagagaaatacaaacacgTCTGAGCTGGCTGGTGACTTGTCCTGGTCTTGTTTCACTAGCTTTCCATCCACACCCAGTGgcagccacccccccccaccccccaaccagcCTCTGTTCTGGAGCTGGAACAGAGTCAGGAATCCCAAGCAGGCGGGCGGTGtgccccccctcctcctctccagcctaGCATGCCAGGGGAATTGGGCCAGCAACTATCTTGGGCCTGGGCAGGAACTGGAATCTTCCTAGGCCAGGCCCCAGGGACATTAACCATTTGTGGGTCCCTGGAGCAGAGCATTGAGCACCAACAAGTCAGCGCCACACATCTCTGTGATGCTCCAGGTTGGCCGGAGTCCAGGAGAGGACCCTAACATGAATCTGGGCAGAAGACTTTTCACCCCACCCCAAAGAGAGGGTGGGAAAGTTTCTTGCATCTTTCTTCCTACACAGCGCACAGAACATTAAAACCAGGAACGCTTTATGAAGTAGGgtgcagggtgcctgggaggagggaggctggaggaggcGTAGAAAATGTGCAAATTGTTAAAGGGCTCTCTTAGTCCTCTTCAGGGCCTCCGGCaccggcctcccctccccagctcgcTGCCCAGCCAGGACCCCCAGTTGTCCCCTTAGGCCGCCCACGACAGCTGAAGGGTGTGCAGGGGAGGGCACGGGGGTCCAGGCGGCGCTGGTCACACATTTGTCGCTGGCGCTCAGGGGCCAttctctccgcccctcccccgcagGCTCCGCACTATTTTGGGTGGTGTagaccccgcccccacctccgaCCGAGCCCTGGCTCTCCAGCCAGCTGGAGGGGTCGCTGCTCCATTGGGGCTGCACCTCGGATCAGGGCCTCGGACGCCTCTGCAGCCATGTCGGGCCGCTCGGTGCCACATGCCCACCCGGCCACCACCGAGTACGAATTTGCCAACCCCAGCCGCCTGGGCGAGCAGCGCTTCGGAGAAGGTATGGCACAAACGCCACCCccttgcctcccacccccacctcctgacATTCCGGGCTGACCTCCCAACGTACTGGCCTCCACCCCACTCTGGGCTTAACTGAACTCCTGGGGCGAGCCATCTCCCACCCCAGACTCCCCCTCCGCCGGCTCCAAGCAGGGCTCTGTCCCCTTCCTACCGACCTCGGTGCAGATGCCTTGCCCGCAAGGCTCAGATACCTGCCCCTGTCCCCCTTGGTGTGCCTTCTTGTTCCCCTTCTGCCCACCGGGTCCCTGTTTGGTTTGCCCTCCTCCACCCCGGTCTCATTCTCTAACTCGGTCCCCTTTTTCCAGCTGCCACCTTGTAGCCGCTGTGTGCCCCTGCCTCCTTTTCCTacttctcctgcctccctggcttcTCTCCCACACCCTTATCTCTTGATTTCCTCACTTCACCCTGTTCCCATCTCATCCTCCTGCAACCTGcatcttgtcttctctctctgcccctcaggcCTTCTGCCAGAAGAGATCCTGGCCCCCACCCTCTACCATGGCTACTATGTCCGGCCCCGGGCCACCGCAgctggggagggcagcagggcaGGGGCCTCTGAGCTTAGGCTCAGTGAGGGCAAGTTTCAGGCATTTCTGGATGTGAGCCACTTTACCCCAGATGAGGTGACCGTGAGGACTGTGGACAACCTGCTGGAAGTGTCTGCCCGGCACCCCCAGCGCCTGGACCGCCACGGCTTCGTGTCCCGAGAGTTCTGCCGCACCTATGTCTTGCCTGCTGATGTGGACCCTTGGCGGGTCCGCGCTGCCCTCTCCCATGATGGCATCCTTAATCTGGAGGCACCGCGGGGTGGCCGACACTTGGACACAGAGGTCAATGAGGTCTACATCTCCCTGCTCCCCGCACCTCCTGATCccgaggaagaggaggaggcaacTGGAGTTGAACCCTGAGTGCCGTGGAGCTGGCTTGCGGCGAACCCTTTTCTACCTCCACCGTGATATGAACAGCTGCCCACCACCCCAGAGGTAGCAGTGTCCTTGGGGGAAGGGCAAAGTGCATGGCCCACAATGTATGGTTTGGTCCCTTGAGACGTGTCGTAGCCTTTGGTTTAGTTCTGGGTGGAGGTGAATAAACCCAAATCTCAGGGCCTTGTTTGTGCTGCTCCCTATTCTGTGGCCTGGACGATgggatgggcagggagggaggggctcatAGCCAGCTAGACAAAAAGCTCCTCAGTTAGATGTGCCCAACGTCACAGCACCCTGAGCTCACACTTGGATGCTGAGATCATACCCGGAAGCTGACACTGGCTCCAGATCAAATTCCTAGCCATAATTTTCTCACAATGCAACAAAAGAGAGAGTGATCCTGGGAGGGAAAAGGGATATGCCGTCCAAACAGCCCAGAGGGCACTGTCTGAGCTGGTGATTAGAGACACAAAAACAAGGGTCTCCAGCCTGTCTGGCCTGTTTTGGGTAGGGGTTGGGAAAACAGTTTTAGGCTGGAGAGAGTTGCCTAAAGCCCTGTTTTCCCAGAGTAAGGTCTGTCCACTGAAAATGGTCTCTAATTCTGAGCGATGGAGTATGCATACACAGGGCACAGACACGAAGCCTCTGCCATTGTCACCAAACCACACAGTGGCTCCAAACTGTGCATATGGGAGGCCTATGACAGAAAGCATTTGTTTCTAATCTTGGAACATCCCAAAGAGAGGAATTCCTGAATCACCCACCCAATTAAAGACTAAATGCAGGGGGACCAGGGCTGTTTGTGTGGTGACGATGGCCAGGGAGCCCTCCTTTggaagcagtcttttttttttttcttttaaatgtcagAGAGAGATTGCGACTGACAAGCAAGGTGAGCAGCCggctggaggaagaagcaggctccccgcagagcaaggagccccatgcgggacttggatccaggaccctgagatcatgacctgagctgaaggcagttgcttaactgacagaaacccaggcatcccaactgaAAGCAGAGTCTTAATACCAGGGACACGGTGTGTTCAGGAAAGCGTGGTTGTCTGACTCCTCGGTTACTGTGTCGTTCAGGCACGTGTCTGATTTGAGGAGTGTCAGAGGACCTCCTTGCCCCCAACTATGTGTTTTATAGTTGTGGTGGACATCTTCCATTGACATTCTTTCATTAAAGTGGTTGATTCTGAACCTTAGGTTACAGACCCAGTTGAAAAACCTAGCAAAAGGAATAGGTCCTCTTATGGGACAAAATACACATGCTATCAAATTTGCCTTACCGTTTGAATAGGTTCACACAGCTCTTGAGTTCCACTCATACACCCCTCCTTAGGGATTTGTGGATTCCCAAGATAAGAGCCCTCACTCAGTGAATTCCCTTCTTGGTTAAAGCgttaccatttattaaaaatgaaagcatgccTCAGAGAAATAACAATGgatatattcatttgttcatccattcattcaacaaatgtttctcAACCCCCAAGTAATACACTATGGTGGATATACATTATaaacatagattttatttatttatttatttatttataaagattttatttatttttttgacagacacagatcacaagtaggcagagaggcaggcagagagagagagaggaagggaagcaggctccctgctgagcagagagcccgattcagggctcgatcccaggaccctgggatcatgacctgagccaaaggcagaggctttaaccccctgagccacccagggacccctaaacacagattttttaaaaacatgatcttTTATTGTCTACTCTCTAGAACCTTAATCtaactgagaagaaaaagaaactagaaaggcTCCTCTTCGGACTTCAACCAGAACcacttccattgatctattttggaattgttatttttatgtgagctttatttcaaagagagggTTCCttagctagggaaaaaaaaattctgaaacttCTCATATAGTCCATATCCCCATACCACTCAAATTCTTTTACAACTATTAGTCAACTTCCTCTTGGGACATTTTAAGTGACAGAGAACTTAGAACTTCCTAAGTTCTTGTTGGCAGTTCTTCATCAGAACTTTTTGGATGTATTTCTTACAAATTCTTCCTTCTGTTAACTCCAAATCTTCACTTTAGTAACCTCTGCTCACTGGTCTAGTTATGTCCAAAAAAATCAATGCAATCCATCTCTCACTTGGGAGTCccttgaagatttttaaaaataaccatccCATCCCCCTAAGGCTTCTCTTTCCCAAGTAAACATACCTAATTCTTTTAACCATATtctataggacttttttttttttagtttgtttatttatttatttacgtaatctctacacccaatgtggggctcaaactcatgaccctgagatcaagagttgcatgctctattcactgagccagccaggtgcccctaggactTTCCAAACCACTTATCGCTTAGACAACTTTCTCTTGAACACACTGCCTTTTGACAATGTAACTTGAAATTCAACATGTAGAcgtaaaattattatttcaatcaCAGGCTGACTGGAACAGACTTTACTGGAATCATCAGTACCCTTGCTTATCACTCTAGAATTCCATTAATGCTGCTTAAGATGTATCAGGCTTTCTGGGTACCACAATACACTATTGATTGCtttggagtttctttctttctttcttttaagatgtatttatttatttattagagagagagagagagagagatcacaagtaggagagaggcaggcagagagaggggggcaagcagcctccctgctgagcagagagcccgatg comes from Mustela erminea isolate mMusErm1 chromosome 9, mMusErm1.Pri, whole genome shotgun sequence and encodes:
- the HSPB2 gene encoding heat shock protein beta-2 — translated: MSGRSVPHAHPATTEYEFANPSRLGEQRFGEGLLPEEILAPTLYHGYYVRPRATAAGEGSRAGASELRLSEGKFQAFLDVSHFTPDEVTVRTVDNLLEVSARHPQRLDRHGFVSREFCRTYVLPADVDPWRVRAALSHDGILNLEAPRGGRHLDTEVNEVYISLLPAPPDPEEEEEATGVEP
- the CRYAB gene encoding alpha-crystallin B chain, whose translation is MDIAIHHPWIRRPFFPFHSPSRLFDQFFGEHLLESDLFPTSTSLSPFYLRPPSFLRAPSWIDTGLSEMRLEKDRFSVNLDVKHFSPEELKVKVLGDVIEVHGKHEERQDEHGFISREFHRKYRIPADVDPLAITSSLSSDGVLTVNGPRKQASGPERTIPITREEKPAVTAAPKK